A single Hippocampus zosterae strain Florida chromosome 1, ASM2543408v3, whole genome shotgun sequence DNA region contains:
- the LOC127610653 gene encoding eukaryotic peptide chain release factor subunit 1, producing MADDPSAADRNVEIWKIKKLIKSLEAARGNGTSMISLIIPPKDQISRVAKMLADEFGTASNIKSRVNRLSVLGAITSVQQRLKLYNKVPPNGLVVYCGTIVTDEGKEKKVNIDFEPFKPINTSLYLCDNKFHTEALTALLSDDSKFGFIVIDGSGALFGTLQGNTREVLHKFTVDLPKKHGRGGQSALRFARLRMEKRHNYVRKVAETAVQLFVSNDKVNVAGMVLAGSADFKTELSQSDMFDPRLQAKVLKLVDISYGGENGFNQAIELSAEVLSNVKFIQEKKLIGRYFDEISQDTGKYCFGVEDTLKALEMGAVEILIVYENLDTMRYILRVHGAESNGAENDEKTLYLTPEQEKDKSHFTDKETGQEHELIESMPLLEWFANNYKKFGATLEIVTDKSQEGSQFVKGFGGIGGILRYRVDFQGMEYQGEDDEFFDLDDY from the exons TAATGGCACCAGTATGATCTCTCTGATCATCCCACCCAAGGACCAGATTTCCAGAGTGGCCAAAATGTTGGCAGATGAATTTGGCACGGCTTCCAACATCAAGAGTCGAGTCAACAGACTCTCCGTACTCGGGGCCATCACCTCTGTACAGCAAAGACTAAAGCTCTATAACAAAG TACCACCCAATGGCTTAGTTGTGTACTGCGGCACCATTGTTACAGATGAAGGGAaggagaaaaaagtaaatatcgaCTTTGAGCCTTTTAAGCCAATCAACACCTCCCTGTACCTCTGTGACAACAAGTTCCATACAGAG GCATTGACAGCCCTGCTTTCTGATGACAGTAAGTTTGGCTTTATAGTGATTGACGGTAGCGGGGCGTTGTTTGGCACACTGCAGGGGAACACGAGGGAAGTGCTGCACAAGTTCACTGTGGACCTACCTAAGAAGCATG GCAGAGGAGGACAGTCGGCTTTGCGTTTTGCCCGTCTAAGAATGGAAAAGAGGCACAACTATGTGAGGAAAGTGGCCGAAACGGCTGTCCAGCTGTTTGTGTCCAACGACAAAGTTAATGTGGCAGGAATGGTTTTGGCTGGTTCTGCCGACTTCAAAACTGAGCTCAGCCAGTCTGACATGTTTGACCCA AGGTTACAGGCCAAAGTTCTGAAGTTAGTGGATATCTCCTATGGTGGAGAAAATGGCTTCAACCAGGCCATTGAGCTCTCAGCAGAGGTTCTCTCCAATGTCaagttcatccaagaaaagaaaCTAATAG GACGATACTTCGATGAGATCAGTCAAGACACCGGCAAGTACTGCTTTGGTGTGGAGGACACATTGAAAGCCTTGGAGATGGGAGCGGTGGAGATCCTCATAGTCTATGAGAACTTAGACACCATGCGTTACATTTTACGTGTGCATGGAGCCGAGAGCAACGGAGCTGAGAATG ATGAGAAGACTTTGTACTTAACGCCAGAGCAGGAGAAAGACAAATCTCATTTCACAGACAAAGAG ACGGGGCAAGAGCACGAACTGATCGAGAGCATGCCGCTGTTAGAGTGGTTTGCCAACAATTACAAGAAATTTGGAGCCACGCTGGAAATAGTCACAGACAAGAGCCAAGAAGGATCTCAGTTTGTCAAGGGCTTTGGAGGCATCGGAG GTATCTTGCGGTACAGGGTGGACTTCCAGGGCATGGAGTACCAAGGAGAGGACGATGAGTTCTTTGATTTGGATGACTACTAG